Within the Mesotoga sp. Brook.08.105.5.1 genome, the region TAATCCTCTAAATCGCTTCTTTCAATTCTTTTGGAATCTTTGATGGTCTTTATCAGAGCGTTTATTCTCATTCCAAGTATCTCATATTCAAGTTGTATTGCTTTTATCTTGTCTGAATCTCCGTAGTTCAATGATCTCGAAATCTCAAGCTGAGTAATAACCTCAAGCAGAGAGCCTCGAGCTTGATCAAGGAAATGTGCAAAGTCTATTCTTGTTCCTCTCCCGGATCCTTCGGCGATATTCGAAGGTATGGAGACTGCAGATCTCTGCAGTTGTGATGCCAGTCCAAACTGCTCACTTTTGGGGAATTCTCGAGTGATCTCGTAGACTTTCACAACCAGATCCATAGAGACTTTCCAAACATCAAGATCTTTGAACCTCAATTGTGCCATTTCTTTCTCACCCTTTCATAAGTAATTCCATTATTTAACTAATCTGCTAACCCGCTAATCTGCCAATCTGCTATAAACTACCATTCTCCGCGATATCCCTTAGATACTTCCCATAATCAGTCTTAATAAGAGGTTCTGAAAGTCTTAGAAGCTGTTCTCTATCTATGAAACCCTTTCTATAAGCGATTTCTTCTATACAAGAAATGTAGAAACCCTGTCTCTTCTGTATTGTCTCAACGAAGTTGCTTGCTTCAAGCAAGCTGTCATGAGTTCCGGTATCGAGCCAGGCCATTCCTCTGCCGAACAATTCGACTCTAAGCTCCCCCATTTTCAAGTACTCTCTATTCAGGTCGGTTATTTCAATTTCGCCTCTTGCGGAAGGTTTGAGGTTATTTGCAAGTTCTACGACTCGATTGTCGTAGAAATAAAGACCCGGGACCGCATAATGAGATTTAGGCTTTTCAGGCTTTTCTTCTATCGAAACGACGTTACCTGCATTATCGAACTCGA harbors:
- a CDS encoding four helix bundle protein, producing the protein MAQLRFKDLDVWKVSMDLVVKVYEITREFPKSEQFGLASQLQRSAVSIPSNIAEGSGRGTRIDFAHFLDQARGSLLEVITQLEISRSLNYGDSDKIKAIQLEYEILGMRINALIKTIKDSKRIERSDLED
- the rfbA gene encoding glucose-1-phosphate thymidylyltransferase RfbA, with amino-acid sequence MKGIILAGGAGTRLYPITKAISKQILPIYDKPMIYYPLSVLMLAGIREILIISTPRDLPVFEELFGDGSPLGMTFNYKIQSEPRGLADAFIVGEKSIGSEKVAMILGDNIFYGQGLSGSLKSAAELQSGAVIFGYYVKDPRAYGVVEFDNAGNVVSIEEKPEKPKSHYAVPGLYFYDNRVVELANNLKPSARGEIEITDLNREYLKMGELRVELFGRGMAWLDTGTHDSLLEASNFVETIQKRQGFYISCIEEIAYRKGFIDREQLLRLSEPLIKTDYGKYLRDIAENGSL